DNA sequence from the Amphiprion ocellaris isolate individual 3 ecotype Okinawa chromosome 17, ASM2253959v1, whole genome shotgun sequence genome:
AGGTTTTGGAGCTCCTGCTGGATTACGCATACTCGTCACGTGTGGTCATCAATGAGGAGAATGCAGAGTCCCTACTGGAGGCTGGGGACATGTTGGAGTTTCAGGACATTCGGGATGCCTGTGCCGAATTCCTAGAGAGAAATCTTCACCCGTCCAACTGTCTTGGTATGCTGTTGCTGTCTGACGCCCACCAGTGCACCAAGCTGTCCGAGCTCTCCTGGGGCATGTGTCTCAGCAACTTCCCTGCTATTTGCAAGACTGAGGACTTCCTCCAGCTGCCCAAAGACATGGTGGTGCAGCTTTTGTCACATGAAGAGCTAGAGACTGAAGATGAGAGACTGGTTTATGAAGCTGCCCTCAACTGGATCAACTATGACCTGGAAAGGAGGCACTGCCATCTCCCAGAGCTCCTGAGAACAGTCCGCCTCGCCCTGCTGCCAGCCATCTTTTTAATGGAGAATGTCTCGACAGAGGAGCTGATCAATGCACAGGCAAAGAGCAAGGAGCTGGTGGACGAAGCTATCCGCTGTAAGCTGAAGATCCTGCAGAACGATGGTGTCGTCAACAGCCCGTGCGCTCGACCAAGAAAAACCAGCCATGCTCTCTTTCTTCTGGGTGGGCAGACTTTCATGTGTGACAAATTGTACCTGGTGGACCAGAAGGCCAAAGAGATAATCCCGAAGGCTGACATCCCCAGTCCCAGGAAGGAGTTCAGCGCCTGTGCTATTGGCTGTAAGGTGTACATCACCGGAGGGAGGGGCTCGGAGAATGGCGTATCCAAAGATGTGTGGGTCTACGACACTGTCCACGAGGAATGGTCAAAGGCGGCACCCATGCTCATCGCCAGGTTCGGCCACGGCTCTGCAGAGCTGAAACACTGCCTGTACGTGGTAGGAGGCCACACTGCAGCAACCGGCTGCCTCCCAGCTTCTCCGTCAGTGTCACTGAAACAGGTGGAGCAGTTTGACCCGGTGGCAAACAAGTGGACCATGGTGGCACCTCTGAGGGAAGGCGTGAGCAACGCAGCAGTCGTCAGCGTCAAACTCAAACTATTCGCCTTCGGAGGAACAAGTGTCACCCACGACAAGCTGCCCAAAGTGCAGTGCTACGATCCACAGGAGAACCGATGGACTGTGCCCGCATCTTGCCCGCAACCGTGGCGCTACACAGCTGCTGCCGTGTTGGGAAACCAGATCTTTGTCATGGGCGGGGACACAGAATTCTCAGCATGCTCTGCTTACAAGTTCAGCAGCGAGAGCTACCAGTGGACTAAAGTGGGCGACGTGACGGCCAAGCGGATGAGCTGCCAGGCTGTGGCGTCAGGAAACAAACTGTATGTGGTGGGTGGGTACTTTGGCACACAGCGGTGTAAAACTCTGGACTGCTATGACCCCACGCTGGATGCATGGAACAGCATCACTACTGTGCCATACTCGCTCATTCCTACTGCTTTCGTCAGCACCTGGAAACATCTTCCTGCTTGAATCCTAAACCCTCTACCTGTTTCCTCTACATGAGGTAAGCTCAACCTTTCATGTGTCTCATGCCACTGATTTGACATGGTCTTGGATTTAATGTGTCCTGTGGTCTTAGGAAGTGCTGTGGAATATGTGAGAAAAGTTGTAGTTTGGTTCCACAGGGAGCTGCATGAAATTTGATAAATTGACTCAAGTGACttgaaattagaaaaaaaaaaaaaaaaaaaaaatcaggagaaAGAAGTGAGCTTGCAAGTCCTCTGCAGCTCACTCCTCATCTCTGCTTTAGACTAGGAGCTTTGAGGCTATATTATCCACTACCACCATAACACACCCGAGTTTCTGACTGAACTGTATTGTGGATAGTGTGAGCACCAGTTTTTGACAAGGGAAATATATGAtatctctggttctgctgcatcgatttttttttttgcatcctttttttTAGAACTCTCCATCACGAGTCTGACAAAGTCATTTGAGAGCAATGCTAAATCACTGGAGCTTCACGGATTTTGCAGTTTATTCCATAAACAGATGAATTTCAAGTACATTATTCATGTCCactaatgtattttttgtttctacATTAATTATATTGGTATTCTCAATGAGTTTAAAGAAATAGATAGCAAAATGTCAGTTAGTATTCTTTACTCACATTTGACATAAAACCATTTTTGGTGAAGCTATGTATCTTTTAAGATATAAACTTTCTACATACAGAAGattaataaaataagtaaacttGATAATATAAGAACATTTAACCCCTAAAACATGAATGTATGTAACTTATGTTTGCATTTCTTCCAACTCAGTATATACTCACAGTGTTATATTCATTAATGCTCAGTTCTGGCCTGCAGTGTCAGGTCAGATTTTTAGAATAACAGAGATAAAAGCGAGATGCATGGATTTCAGCAGAGTAGGGGAGGAAGATCTAGAGGAGGGAGGCTGGGCCAGTAGGGGGAATTGATAGGGACTTGTGTGCGTTAGTTAAGTGAGTTATGTGGCTGTGGGGATGGGCCGAAGGACAGAGAGGGTAATTGAAAGAGAATAGGATACTTTTATTGCTCCTGTGGGGGAAATCTCTCTAAGAGGGAAAAGGGGGTCTGCCAATTAGAAAAGCCCCACACCAGCAGGCTACAACACCCTGGCGAGGCTAATCCACTCTCAGTCGCCTTCCTTTGATGAGGTTATGGTCTTTACGCTGGGCGAGAGTGAGGCTGCCTGCGACTCACGCAGTGTCGGAAACCATTCATCATCGGTGGAGGTGACTGAGAGAAGTGGCAGCACGGGAAGTGAGGAGGGAGAGTCGTGGAGCGAGACAGCGTCCGCCCTCCCAGCCCAGTCAGACACACATCATCCTTGATAGCAGTGGTCTCACTCTGAAAATTTACTGTTGAACTCGATAGTCTTCTCTGCTTCCATCTACGTCCTCTAGGCCATATTCTAACCCCGCTCTCCTGTTCTGATGATAAACAGGCCAGACGTATGTGGAGCACAAGTAGTCAGCTGGCAAACCTGATGATTCTACAGGCTGCAGGGTCACCATCACATCGCACAATCCCCTGACCGGCGCTCCCACACAGAGCCATGCAGGCAGtccctttctttttcttgcatttttttgagATGGCTTGCAGCCCTCAGCTCCTGAGAATGCAAAGGAGTGAAGTAGAGTGACTCCCCAGCTGTCCAGCTCTCACAGGCTCCCATTCGTTAATGCCAGGAAGCAGCTCAGAGCAGCTTCACTGCTGCAATGCCGTGATGTTCCTCCTCTTTACaggatgaaatattttttaagacTTATTATTCCCTTTCTTTTCAGTGACTCATCTCTGAAAGGGACAGACTACAGTGAAGGTTTGGACTATCTCTAAGCCAGTGCAACACAGTGCTTGGTGAAGTGAATAATCCTGCCACTAATTTAATAcagaatttgttttttgtgcgcCTGCCTGTCATGGCAACTGACAGTCTACTCACTGAACGTGGTGAAAAGACGAAATGTGCAGGAATGGAAAAGAAGGCTGACTGTTTAGGAATGAAAGGGGTAGGAAGTATGTTAGACCTCACAGAAGGAGATTGTAGctgtgagagaaaaaagaagttcTCTCGGTTTTTCCCAGGGGAACAATTCGAACTTGTCTGAGATTCCtgcttttcagaattttttttctggagaAGCTTTTAGTGGGGGTAAATGGCACTCACAAAATCAAATAGCTCGACAATGTAGAGCAATGTTCTTGAAGTTGATGGTATGGCCATATTTTCCGGATGACTGGTGATTTCAGCAATAGAAATAGATTAATGAGTTTGACTAAAAACAACTTTCAGACCAGGAACCAGTCCAACTGCCCTATCTGTATAATCTATGTGCTCTAGATGATCAGAAATTACGACTAAATGCTTCTACATATGCTTTATAGAACCCCCATAAACTTCATGTGGTTTCCAATTCCCATAACAGTGTTTCAACAGTTTCAGTGATGTCATGTGCATAATGTTGAGGGAATAGcttgacattttgagaaatatgcaaattcGCTTAATGAACATTCGATTTAATTCTAATGAATATGCAAGTGTGCCTGGCTGAGCAGAGCAGGGTTCAAAGTCAAATGTTTAGTCACGCCTGGACTTATTGATTTGGACTTAGTTTTTGGGTAAtcttaaaaaacacaagttcatAAAATCATAAACACCTAGTGGTATGCGCTGCTTGGCTAACTACAGATATccttccactgcaggaactcaggaCAAGCATGACGTGGTgttaaagttttttgttttcaattgcAGCATAAGATCCCACAGCTTCAACTGTGAAGTTCTCTTTCAGTGCTCCTAATCAACCACTAGTTTCTAGATGTAATCCCAGTTTTACAGGAACAGTGAAAATGGCAGATTTTACACTGTTGATGGCGACGTTTGTTAGGATGTTCTCTCAATGAGAACatcaaaaggacagaaaaactgagcttgtCCTTTCCAAGTTTAACCATTCAGCATCTGTCTTCTCCAAATTTAACCAGTCAGTGTCAGATCCTGCATAGCAGTTTTTTGGGCTGCTAAAAGGTACCTAGCCTGGAGTATGTACTCTTTCCTCCCTGCCAACAAACTTGAAAAAGTTCTACATGGATGGCTCTTGAGGGCAGAACCTGGACAAAGGTTCAGGATGCCCTAAAACAGCCTGCAAGGTCTCGCAGTAGAAAATGACCTAATATCGCTACTCGTTTTCGCATCGAGTTCCAGTcatttttactgctttgttTCCATCCTAAAAGGAACACGGTCCCAATATCGACTCTTGTTGCAAGACTATTGTCAACTCTGCCCCATTCTGTAGGCTGCAGCCACATATTCTTccaaatatgaagctacagtcAGCAGCCAATAAGCTTAGCCTCAGTTCCAGGCCAGCAAATAGTCTGGCACATAACGCCCTTTCAAAGTacaacttttcatttttataccTCAGTGTTTGCATGAATTAAACAAATTTGccaattagtgagctttagaggtccTGGTAGATGGATTTTTTGAGTCTTAGATGAAGCCAGACTGGCTGATTCCCCCTTTTTTCCAGTCAtgtgctaagctaagataaTCTCCTGCTTCTAGCTTGGAATTTAGTGTATAGTTATAAGTGTGATCTAAATCTTCAAAAGTCCAAATGCTCTAAATAAACAGGTGGCAGTGAATTTGAGTTAATCTCTGCAAATACGAAGATAAATTAGCTCATTGTGGAGTGCAGGCtacttttgattttaattaataccctcagaaatgtatttttctctAAATGCAAATATGAACCCAAGTAGAATCCACTTAGTTTACTTTCTTGGTAGTTAGTTTTCTGGATTTTATACAAATTAATGAGGGATGATCATTGCAACCTTTAGGCAGACTGAAAACTGGTCTTCAGGGTTTAGTTCTTTCCTCATCACATCATGTCCTCCGGCTCCCACAGCATGGGAAAGGCCCACCTCCAAACAGAGATTGCTGATGATTCACATTAGACACATAGAGGGCTGCCAAGCTTGTAACCATCTGTGCTGCACAGATAAGTACTTATTAagtaaaagctttaaaaatggtAAGGTCAGAGTGAAACTCCAAGAGTACAATGCAGATGTGGAAAGTGTAGTGAGCTGCGGGGGAGATAAGAAGCTGGACCAAGGCCAGACTGTACTGAGGaaacaagaggaggaggatttaCCAAATCTATCTGTCTAGCAGGAGATACTGAGTGGACACATTAGCAAGACCTGTGTAATGTAATAGAATATACTACCTCTACAATAAAACACTCCTTATGTGATGTTTATAGGCTTAAATTGCTGTTTGAACTCCGTGTGTGAGGTGTTGATTCGTTTCTGCGGTGATTATTAAGGTTGTAGTTGTGCTGGTGTTGTATTATATCATGAATAAAATGCAATCCAATACTACATATGTCAACACAAATACAGGTCTCCAAAGAGTTGAATCAACAGGGTAGAATTGCAGAGCTACTGCACTGGCTGTTGTAACACCATACAGGTGTTAATTCTATTTAATCCATCCTGactcttttaaaaacactgcagaggtgatccagaagATTTCCTCATGATCCTTGTTTCCCTCCATGAGTgtcattttctgcttctttgttcttcttttgaATAATTAAAAAGTCACCTTTAAACCTGTTTGCTTTCAGGCATCTTCACTCGTCTTATTAGCGCGTTTAACGAGTCattctcttctcctcctcagatTTCCCCGTTTTGCATCATCTACTGGTCTCCTGAATGTGAAGAAGCACACATTCTCTTCCTCTAAAAGAGACACTGAGCAGTGATGTACAGACACCCGCATTCATCTCGACGTTGCAAAAAACCAGAGACACGGACACTTTGCTGGAATGATGTCATCTCTCGTTTCTGAGAAGGAAGCTGAGACGTACAGTACAACAGTTCAcgcaaacaaaccaaacaaactgCTGCTTGTTTCATGAGGCACCAAACTCCGACCTTGTGGACACCTCGTGTGCGCTTTCATGCTGCCATAGGAGTTCTCCCATTTAGTCATGACAGGCTTGTCAGGATGTGtattgatgttttcctctatgataacaaaaaaaagaagaaaaaaaatactgtatagCATGATGGATGTTCTGTTTAGATGGAGGGAGGGGGAATGCAATGATTGGTGTGCTACATAACAAAAGCAACTCAGTTtcactgaatttttaaaaaggcacaaTGAAGGAGCAAATCTCCCCCCTTCTATCCTCTAATAAGCTCTTCTGTTTGTATCTTCTTTTACTTATTTCAAACTTCTCTGACACAGCCCTGACACAGAAACAGATCTTTGAGTGTTCCTCTTATGAAGGCTTTGGCAGTTTGCTGTCACTTGGAGTCACAAGGTGTTGATGACCGACACCAGCTGAGGttgaggaggatggaggggatCTGTGCGTGGCCCGCGGGGTCGAGGTGCCCCCGGGTCACGACCTTacatgtttgctgttttgcagTTAGGCATTGACGCCCGCTGTTAACCATGCCGCTGTACACAGAGGCAGCATTCAGTGTCGGGATTCAGCGCTTCAGAAGGAACACTGTCACACTGAGCTGTATACTTAATGCTGTAAAAGACCGGCTGTGCTTGCTGTTATTCTGATAAAAGCAGCGGCTCGCTTGCTGAGTCATAGCTGAACGCTTTTTAGAGCATGTCCACTCATAGTGATTCAGTAAAACTGACATGAACTCTCCTCTGTGGTCACAGAAATCTTGTCACCTTAACATAAACTGAGAATCTATCAGTTTCCTCTTGCTGCAATGTAGTCTTAATTTATATGGCATATGGATACTCTGTTATGTTAATATGTTTAATCCTATTTATTTCTTCTCTGCCTGCATTCATATGTGAATGTATGTTTGGGTTGTGTCATGCATGGCCaggtgttgtgttttatttgatcTCAGTGGGGCTGCATTTTGCACAGTTCAGTCTTTTCCCAGGAGGAACTTGTTCTTTTAAAAGACACAGAGGTGCATCTCTGGATGGATGAGGAAGAACGGCTCACATTACTGATGGTGTGAAGCAGTCGTGTGTAAGGTCATAGGGTCCCTAACCAAATAGCATTGAAAAGATAATAATTTTACTTCCGATAGATTTAACCTGGGTCAAAACTTGCCTTAAATAAACCTAATCGAGGCCCAAACTGTACTAATAGAACAACACAATATGAACCGTAAAGACTGCTAGAATGGCGCAGTATGTGACCCATTAACTACCAGGGACGTCCCTGACTTGGTTAAGCATGCGACAGTCTTTGCAGCTGTTCCAGGGACAGCTGGAGGACTGTCACATGTGCTAACTTGGCACCTCGGGGCGTCGACCCACAGTCCTCTTAACCATTAAGTTTGAGAAAGAGTTCAGTCCAGTAAGCTGTGCATTGTTAAGGGCAGACACCGCAGTGCTTTTCACCATAGTGTCATTGATgcacataaaaactaaaataaaaaaagaaatattgcaaGTTCCTGAAGACCAAAAAACAGTGAATGTCTTAAAACACTTGCATAAGAAATACTTGGTAACTCTAATCagtgttttgtctgtgtgtctgtctcggTGGCCTGAACATTGACGTTTTACAGTTGAATATTAATGGAATCATTGAATTTCAATGTAAGAGGTAATGTTTTGGTGGagtatgtacatattttttcaaaatgtcctTCTTCGTGGACTGGAGAATCAAATCAAATCCTTGGGGATCAAATGGTAAACAACCCCGTAAATTCCACTTCAGCTCCTTAAGCCACCCAAAAGTTCCTTTTATTGGCAATTTCAGGACTTCTCTGGAGACCATTGTGGCTCCGTGATGTTGACCTCATCCAACCGCTGAACACAGAGCCTCTGGCCCCACCAATCAGATAAGAGCATTTCTTTCCCATAGAACACAAGTTTCCCTGGCAACAGTGAGTAATGAATGCCCCTTCAATTTGCACCTAATTGCTGAGTGGCATTTCCCATTTCTACTCTTGCCCTCCTCTTATCCTCTGTTTTATCTGGAAATCCAGCTGGCTCAGATTCAGA
Encoded proteins:
- the enc1 gene encoding ectoderm-neural cortex protein 1 codes for the protein MKMSVCVHENRKSRASTGSMNIYLFHKSSYADSVLMHLNSLRQQRLFTDVLLHAGSRSFPCHRAVLAACSRYFEAMFSGGLRESQASEVDFRDSIHPEVLELLLDYAYSSRVVINEENAESLLEAGDMLEFQDIRDACAEFLERNLHPSNCLGMLLLSDAHQCTKLSELSWGMCLSNFPAICKTEDFLQLPKDMVVQLLSHEELETEDERLVYEAALNWINYDLERRHCHLPELLRTVRLALLPAIFLMENVSTEELINAQAKSKELVDEAIRCKLKILQNDGVVNSPCARPRKTSHALFLLGGQTFMCDKLYLVDQKAKEIIPKADIPSPRKEFSACAIGCKVYITGGRGSENGVSKDVWVYDTVHEEWSKAAPMLIARFGHGSAELKHCLYVVGGHTAATGCLPASPSVSLKQVEQFDPVANKWTMVAPLREGVSNAAVVSVKLKLFAFGGTSVTHDKLPKVQCYDPQENRWTVPASCPQPWRYTAAAVLGNQIFVMGGDTEFSACSAYKFSSESYQWTKVGDVTAKRMSCQAVASGNKLYVVGGYFGTQRCKTLDCYDPTLDAWNSITTVPYSLIPTAFVSTWKHLPA